The Liolophura sinensis isolate JHLJ2023 chromosome 6, CUHK_Ljap_v2, whole genome shotgun sequence genomic sequence ggcttctgggtcattgcgctgcacaagcgggctaaccaactgagccacaaaggccCACCCCATTTGTTGAACATGGTCCAGAACTTGGCTGGTTCCCTGCCCCTCACATCAGATGGCGCTAATTACATACCCCACATGTCAATTGGGTAAAGGGAGATAGCCTTGACAAGTTTCTAGTTTAAGCAAGATGACACGTGGACACAAACGATATATGATGTCTAAGGGCTCAGGTAGCACACTGGCGCAAAAAACAACTGATTTCGAAATACTGACATTGGATTCAAGCAGATAACAGCCCTAGGTAGGGCAACAAGTGGACAAGTTGGAAGTTGAgggctttatttcttgaatttcacAGACACTGTGTGGGGCCAGTCAAAAGTCAattcatacctttacttcttatatatatgtataaggcATGTAAGATTTATGGACTGAATTCAAGGTCCTGTGGTCTGCTTTTCTCTAGTCAAGAACGCTTTTACTGTTATTTCTGTCTGTGTCCTCAAAACGAGGCTAATGTATGACTTCCTATTTTTAATACAACAACGTGAAGAGTTACAGTTACAATTCACAGActgaattttgaaataaactGAGTGGTTAAAAGGTAAAGAGACAAAAAAACGTGtaataatacatattttatgataaGTAACctataaaatttataaacaaattttactgaaaatattcagttttcaacCACCTGACAAAACAGGGTTATAAACTCAATTTTACAGACCGAATATCAGTTTGTAAATACGACGTATATCAATCCCCGCTAAAGAACAGTCTCcagatattttttaaatacaagaGTATACAAGAGTGCATGACTCTTGATGAAATTTGGTCATTCCAATTCAATGTATTCCTTTTTGCTATAAGGTTGAGTATTATCTGATTAAAGTTACATTTCCAGTCTTCTCCTGTGAGCGTAATGCTTGTGCTGTTGACATCCTTCCTCTTTTTAGTGAATAGGTCTGTGACCGTCTGAAATGTCAATTGAAACCTTATTTTAATACTGCAAACTAAATATGGTTAAACAAATTCTTCCACTGAtagatattttatgtacatgtattacattggcCAGCTACATGCATTTACTGTTATAggcctatgtaggcctacaaaagaaatattggtgacaaatatatttcactcacaccAATTATGTTGGCCATAAAAAATCAACTAAGCTTGCTCTAGGTAAACGtacataattatgtacatgATAAACCTTCTTTGTTACGTACTTTAAGCCCATTCCATTTACGTGGCAGTTTTGTGGGCctattacatgtaggcctatataggctaCACTGTAAAAATAACTTCGAAATGCTAACACTGACTGACAGGACACTTAACAAGGCTCATTTTACTCAGTTATAATGACTTATATCGGTGGTTGATTACATTAGCTATTCGTCTCGTGACTTCGCATCAGTCAATAGCTAAAGATGAGGTCAAGAACTACAGCATGCAAGTCAATGGCTttagccaatttttttttatgtctgagTGCATCTCCTTTAATTTTTGCCGCTGTGCCATGCAGCTATCAATCACCTATGTTTCATACtcaggaaaacaaaataaattgaaataaaaaaaaattagctcATTCAATGCTGCAGCATGAGGCTAAATGTTGTCATGCAGATAAACTATGTGAAAAGACCTACCTGAAACGTCAGCCGTCCACCAGGCTGCAGACGAGTTCTATCACACGTTGTTTTCATCAAGCAGACGACACTATCCCATAAGGCCTTTCAACACTGTGGTCTCTCCGCGATGTGGGTCAAATCATTTCTATACCCACTTATACTTTAACACAAGCTggactttttcttttttctcaatAATTTCATTATGTCACACCGTATGTAGCCTTTTTCAACTTTTCGCCACGCGTACAACAACTAGGGCTTTATTAAAACCAGACATGAGTGAAAGCGAAAGTTTCGCCACTGTTTTTTGCTGTCTGCAACAGGAAACGTTCACGCTACCCTGAGAATGCAGGCATGCGCAATGACAGAAGCGTCGCTATTGGCAACCGCCAGAGATATCATTTGAAGCGAAGCTGTGTTGACTGATCACAATTTGGCCGGTGCTGGCATATCTAGGTAAGTCTGAGAAATTTATTTGACGCTTATTATTCatgcttgtttggttttcaGCCTAAAGTGTAGTAAATCATTGGGCCGCCTTGCTAGGAAGTTCCAAACTGCCAAATATTACTTGTTTGATAacgatgctgttgttgttgttgtagcatgTTTTAAGGCcgttttgctttatttatttatttgtttgatttgtggtATACTCCGTACTAAGTACGTTTTAGCCCCCTTGAATAAATCCTGAGTAAGACTCCACCTTTTTCTCATGTACATTTAGTCAAAACTCATACGTATAGTGATGCGTTCGTCAATTTTCAGTCTTTGTTATATATTGACTTCAATGCGACAAAACCTCTTGTCATCTCAGgtagttttaattttctttgtagtgttgtttatatttataatgttcCAGAAGTAACCTAAACGTGGTCCAGAGAAGTCACTGATAAATGCATAGGACACACATAACTTTACAAGGTGTAGATATACAtggtttcatttaaaatttggGCAACTTGTTGCCAGAAATTTTTAGATGTTTAAGATTATAACCAAATTTATGAGGCACTTCATTACATTTCATTCCACTCTTACATCAAAGTAACTTACTGCAGAAGACCTTACTGCAGTTAATATCGAAATGGTAAATGATATGTAGATCATACAATAATCATTTTTCTTAAATACCGCTGCCCTCACAATGTCTGCTAGGGCTCCAAAAATGTTTGCTCATTTCGGCCTCGAACCAAACTAAGATTCAGTTTCACTGAATATTCTTAGGCAGTTACAAAGGTGTGGAAATTactgatgttttttgttttgcagaacAAGAAAAATTTCAGTGACATCCCAAGATGCCTTCCTCAGCCGATGAGCCATATTACTGCTCCCAGCAGATCAGTATTCCTCCAGCTTTACCAGATATTCTGAAACAGTTCACAAAAGCTGCTATTAGGACACAGCCAAAAGATGTGCTTGCATGGTCAGCAGCGTAAGTTACACCTAGCTGGAACTAACGTCATACAGAGATGAAAATGCCtcatcagtttttaaaaatttgtggAAATGTATCAGTGGAGTAAGAAGGCTTAACTGACTCTGAATTCAGGCAGATAAATATGCATTTTCCTCTTCTCTCTGCAGTTTTCTTGCTGCACTTAAATGTTTTCCTCATGCAGAAGTGAAGATTTCCAAGACATTCTGGCCTAtagtttttgatttgtttttaaagtttattgtCAGATTGTATCAgtgaacagtttttgtttttgtagccTTTTTAAGGTATGTACTGTATCTTTAAAAAGTAATGTAAATTGTTCAAGGTTAGattttacatatttgtattacatCCAAGTGTATGATCAGTTAAAAATGTGTGTGTTCAAATTCCAGGTATTTTAGAGCCATTGCAAAAGGTGAAGCCCCACCAGCGAAGGAAAGGCTTGAAATGCCCACTGCTACTCAAAAAACTGACACAGGACTTACAACTGGTTTATTGAAAGTTCTCAACAAACAGGTAATGCTAGTCTGGTGATATTGTCAGTGTGCAAAAAGAATATTCATTTTAGTGTCCAGGGCCTGGTTTCACAGAGCTATCACAGACTAAGTTGATCATTTGTACTATGACAAAACATGCGAAAGAAGTATTAGACAACCCGTGGTGGGTGTAATCAGCTACAGCTTTGTGAAACATGACCCTGGGTGTATTAGGAAGTGGTGCACTATACATTCTAGATAATGCTTACAGTGattacagtgtggactgtgttaCTGATGATATGGAAGAGTAATATTTATCATTGCCAAAAATATGATTTGTAAAAATAACACAGAATACCCCTATGTCAACATACCTTTTTTGTGTTATTAGTCATGTTAGCACTCAAAGTAAGTTTACCCCTGCACCCAGTCAAACATGACCTAGATGGTGATTGTCATCACACAGTAACAACCGTCCATTCCTGTCTCAAGTTGTTGTCTTTGTACCATGAGGCAGTGTCAGAGGCATTACACCAGCGACTAGTTTGGAAACGTCACAGTGTTTTCACTATGTTATGTCACCAATCAAAAATAGGTGGAACGAATACAGGCCAAATGGCTTAAAGTGGAAATTCATACTTTGAAACTGtacaatttatatttttgaggGAGTTCAAAATTTCAGTTGGGGAaagatcttacatgtaaattaatacaGTGAATACTAATGTACCAGAATGTGTTTTACAGTTTTTGGaaattgtgataatattccCCTTTAAACAGTAACTTTGTGAAGCTGAAACCTACATGAAgtcttttcatattttattttatatacttctAAGTTAGGTATAATTCTTGATAattggtttgtttattttctctgTGTTTAGCTTGGTTTTAAGAAGACTGTCCCACTTGAGCTTATTCAAGAGAAGTGGGAGGACTTGGCACTACCAAAAGAGCAGTTTGATGAATTGGTGAGAATTGGCAGTTTTGGTGGAGAAGTGGAATGGTTGAAGTTCTTCACACTTGCAGCTTCTGCTTTGGGAGAGGTCAGTTTTAAGTCTAAAGCCTTATTATGACCTGTAAACGGTGGAAGGAAGgaatatgtatttgtaattttgtaaatctgCTCATAACTCACTGATATTTAAATCTGGATGTTGAATAAAAACACCTTTCCTacttttctgacaaaaaatgcaaataGATCAGCTTGTCTGTACTGGCTAATGTTCTTATGTATCGTGAGTAATGCACTAAGTACAAACTTTTCATTTCCTTCACAGATCATTTCATCACGACGTGTTCTTGTGAATGATTGAGTTTATATGTTGCTGTTACAGAATATGTCTGACACTATGAAGATAGTCTGTGAGTTGTTGACATGTGACGCTGATGGAGGCCCATCCAGAATCCCCTTTGCTCAGTTTAAAGAACTGTACACATATCTTGCTCAGATTGATGGAGACATCTCAGAAGACCACATCAATGAAGTTTTTGCTCATCTACAAAATGATGTGTAAGAACACCATTTACATTTCCATTATAGTTAATCTGTTGTCATGCTCACgtatgtactatacatgtatatgaagtaaAGTGTGCCAGGTTCTGGCAAAAGTAGCAAAAGCTTATCCACAGGTAATACACAGCTTCACAGTGTATGTGTGCATCCGTGTATAGCATTACTAGGCTCATGTAGACTAATAAACATATAGTGAAGTCATGCCtccaagtgaaaaaaaaaaagattattgaAAACCATCTTTAAACCTGACttatttttttgtgaacttttttttgacaactacatgtaaaatgcaAGACTACGACctcaccctgcggatggtcgtgggtttcccccgggctgtgcccggtttccacccaccataatgctggccgccgtcgtataagtgaaatattcttgagtacggcgtaaaacaccaatcaaataaataaataaataaatacgaccTCACCTAATTACTTCCCCTGAGGTCTCAAATTAAAATGGCTGGGGGTAGGTGGGTCCTATGATAATAGCTAATGGCAAGTTTTTTCAAGGCCTACAGTCAAAACAGATCTTACCTTTGTAAACTGATCTAGAAAACgctgtataatttttttaagcCATTCAAAGAAAACGTAAAAGTCTcataatgaaatacatgtacatttacatctgaCAGCTTCTgttgaatatataaattttaagttGAAAGAATAGCCTTAATTTAAGATCTCGCAACATTTCACCTATTGTCAATGGCTGATGTCATGTCTTTGACAAGTTACTTAGTGCATAATGCAATAGGCTTGGTCCCACTTCTCTCGGTTCCACAGCTGAAATACTAATTTCGCATTATGTCATAGGCTTTTAGCTGCTGCCATGTGATCAGGGGAGTTATTCAGAGGAGGCCTACCAGCTTGTCTAACTACTGAGATGTCGTGAAAGCAAAACTGATCCAAAGAGTCATTCATATTATAATTTCAAACATTCAACAGCATTTTTTCGTGAAAAAAAATCCGTTTGCAGTGATCTTTCCACTGAAACTCTATGTTCTATTCATACATCTGTCAGTGATGATGATTTTTCTTTTTCGCTCTTTTTCAGAGATAAACAAGATGGATATGTGCAGCCAAGGAATTTCCTGAGTTCTGATTGCCCTAAACTGTCCTAACAGACCTCATGTTGAGAATGAATTCAGGAAGTGTAGCCACCCCTTTGGGAATCGCCCAATCACTCAACAGTCTCTGCTCTGTGATATTAGGAAGAACATTCAGCACTGAGCTTGAGTTTTATTCAGTTTCTTTGATTACCATACTTAGGTTCTTAAGTATTGATACCTTATGATGACTTTCTCAAATTTTATGATTTCTCAAGGTGTATAGAAGATGgcttatttattgaaaataaactGTGCCTGATATTCACAAACTGCATTTGCAATGTAATAAATAGTGTTTTTAAAAGTTACATAAAGGAGAAACAAGCTGTGTATTATGTACAGAGCTTTCTTGCTGAATGTAAACCATGCAAAGAAGCAGTATAACGCATATTCAGTACCTTGAATATGAGGCGTACACATTCCCTTTGGTATGAAAGCATGCATGATGaatctttgacattttttgttgttgttgttgttcatgtataATGCAAATTTTTAAGCACTTTTTACGATTCTTGTTAGTATGTGCATTATGTCATTTGGTCGAATTTGTTAGCGGCGTGTAACATATTTGTGCAGATGTTCCTATCATCATTAAATTGTTCAGTGTTAACGTTTTCACTCACTAACCAATGAATAATTgctttttctcctttttttttttgttgcctttAATGGCACAGAGAATAGACTCCCTCTGACCATTTCATGTGCTGTATTCTAGTGTACACTGGCCTGCCATAGATTTTGGTTGGGGGAAAAACGTGGAGTTATCTAGTTCTAAGTCATACCAATGTAAGTGCGTGACCTAAATAGAGTATTTGTTAAAAACAACTTCAGAAGACCAATCGTATTGTCCATCAAGGTCACCGCGGTTAAAATCTGTGCACTTTAGAAACTGCTCAGAGTGAGAGAAATCCGATGATGTGAATCAGACACTGATCGGCTACCGTATCGTTGCTGCTTCCTACTATATCCACATCCTTTCTTAAATTCCAACTACAAGATGGAACTATTTCTTCTCTGAGCTCCATAATGGCTTGAAACGTTGGTAAAGATGCAGTGTTGCAGAGAAGGACATTCAGCAAACAGATTATAGTTGTCTTAGAAAGTGATGTCATTTCGCTCGCTGGTGTCCTTTCAGATTGTGTTCAAACTGGTCACATTTCATGCCTTTCCTACAATCAACGATGCACTTTTTGTAACATCTTTCTTATATCTCGATGTACAACCTACAACCAGGAGATTCTAAAGCTGCTATAGATAGTATATGCCTGCACAACTGGCCAGCTTATTGTCCTAGCCATCTTAGGTGTGCACTTTTACACGAGATTGGCTTTAAAATTCTCCGTCAAATAATAGATCTCCCCACTCATCAATTCCTGTGCGCAGTAAGAACACACACGTACATCTCCATGAATTTCCCTTAACATTGTTTGACACTAAGGATTTTTGGATACGGTTCGGTCTCTGCGGAAGAGATTGACATCGAGCTGGAAACAGTTTTGATGGAATACCTACGGAGCTAAAGGTCCATCTCTTCCCCACCGCCAATCGATAGCGGGTCAAAAGTAGGGACCATTTGTACAGGAGGACAAAGACCCAAGCCTGCCAGTAATTCACGCTTCTAACAGGTTCAGTGGGTGTAACGTAGAGAAACAGAAGCACATATTGTCGATCAAGAAAGCCAGAGTATTTTTAGACAACCCTCATTATGTAATATAACACCAGTGTTCTGTCGTCTCAATTTAATACAAGAGTACTATGGCGGGTTTGAAAGACGACCAACAAAAACAATCAGACGTACTCGGTGTTCTGCCCATTTCTTTTCGGGAGGCCTGATGCAGGCCCATGAGATCATTAGTTAATTAAAGTTTCCCCGAATGAAATCGTTGCCTTGGCTGttctaattatttttttttttgttgggcCCCAGGAGCTGACACTGGATGGTAATAGAATTTCCGGATACCTCTGTCAATTCCCTTACGGTGAACCGCAATAGCTCCCGACAGTAAAACTTATGTTTACATTCTGTTTCTTACTTTGGTAGGGCCGGGTGCAGTTGCTGCAGTGAATGGACAATACTAGTCACTGTTTGGAAAAATGTACCAGTGTTGTTCATGTTTAATTTGCATTACGTATTCCAATAGATCCTAGCAAAACAGTGCATCGTTACCTGTTGTTTCGATTGATTTGAATAGTCCGTTGGCCATTTTGGTTGGAAAATTCTAATCATCTTCTGTTGAGGAGTTTTGACCAGACAGAACTCGATTGGGCCAAGAAGACAAATAGCTTGTAATCATAGAACATGTGCGCAACTTTTGAACAAGGATTAGTATTTGAATTAATATTGCTTAAGGTAATCTGCAGCTGGTTGTTCTCACATGCCAAATTCCTGAACATGACCTTGAGAAGACGCTGTCTATATACAGCCGTTTTGACTAGATCTACCGCGTTTAGTGTTATTAGTGTCCATGTGGCACTTTTGTCGTATGCTATAGGCTGCAAAGAATTCTCATTTATTTGTTCAGATAAAATTAACGACCTTCACTGAACGTCTACTCTCTGAACGGATTTCGTTGAAAACTAAGACTCTCTACTTAAGGTGATAGTCATCCCATACAGTACCGACGACGGTGGCAGTACTTGCCTCTACTCTAGGGTCAACTTAATCACAGCCCGTAGCGCATGTGTACTTAAGTCAAGCTTATGACACTGATGCTTCTATTAAGACAGCACTGGTGCCAATCTGACAAACACGGTGTATTGGAGAATCTTGGCGATGAGTGCATTGATGGCTATAGACTTGTGGGATGCGAGTGTTCGGAAACCATCCGTATACCCGAGGAATTGTAGTCGCAGACATCAGAGGCGCACCACAACAATGTCCATGAAGCAAGTGGCTGGGCACGAAGAGCCTCTTTTACCCTATATAGCTGAATGATATTAAATTTTCCAGCCGGGAAGTTTCAGAGTTAGCCGGTATGTCTCCTGCTCTCCAGAGTCTTGGATTCCTGCTTACGGAGATCGATTCCTTCCAAGCTTTCCATCGGACTCACCTAAAGTACCCAGAGAAACTTACAAGAGATGTCGTTGCTTGTGTACCGAAGATTAATGAACTATCATGCCGACTACGAGCCGCTCCCGCATTCATTATTACATGgataagatttatttgatgCAAACAAGGACTTGCAAACGTATCCGAAAGTCGCTGCCATTTTTTACCGTTCAATACAGGCTTGGTTATTCGCCTCGATATTAGAACCAATTGGTGGATCTATAATCCAGTAAAAACTGTGCAATTCAAAGATCTGTGTTGGTAAAAGTGACTGAGCACTAGACTATGTTAAGACATTGCTGATTAAGACGTCATTTGTAACAATCTTCGTGCAGGTGTATCTCTCCAGTCGCCGACCTGAAGGATTAACAGTTGCATAAACCACGGACACAATTGTCTGATATGTgacatagatatgtgacatAGAATGTCTATTACTGGCTTCAGCGTGTACCCGAAAAACCCACCAAGACAGATTCATTTACCGGTAAAGCGGAGTAGAAGCGCCAGTTGCCAAGGAAGCTGGATTTATCAAACATTCTCCATTGATTGATGTTCACGACCGTGCACTACAGTCTCCGATGGATCCTGCTCAAACCCTTTGAACCAGCCGAAATCGGGTCGTAAATTGGACTTGCCGGAGGTAAGTCAGGGTTCACCAAGTCTGAGATTTTACCTACTTCCTACTGTTATTTGCAGGACTGGATGATGATGCCAAACATAGTACGTCTGGAAATATTTATGGAATTCGAACAAATGCAATTTTGAAGGTATCCTAAAGCTGACGAGGCCAATGCGTGAGAATCGAGTCCGATTGCTCCATTGCGGATTGATGACATCATTGCTGGGATCCCTTTAGTTAGGTTTCTAGAATGAATATGCATAGCACTAAAAGTAAATCAATATTTGCCGAGTTTATATAATTTGCCTTGTTTTCAGTCTACGACCTGCACGTAAGGACTGTCGTGTGCCAAGAAGGATGCTCACTGGCGGCGTGTGAGCACCCGAGCAGAACAGGTCCTGTCAGACGTACAAAACAACTTATCACTAGAGAGAATACTCAGCCTAAGGGCTGTATTCTGCTAATCAATACAGATTACATGATCGTTAGAAATGGAAATCATTGATTTTCAGTAGGAAAGATTTAGAGATGCAGATCTCTCCCCCAGGCGAAATGAATTCTAAAAAGGCCTTCCCCCGAATACAGATGACATATAGGTTTGGCTCTGCCTTGAAACTATTTGTGTAGCATACAAATCCATCCGTCAAATACAATTAAGTATATCTTTGCTGACCAAGGCTGTTGTCGTGGGAAGTGTAGAAAT encodes the following:
- the LOC135468144 gene encoding ropporin-1-like protein: MPSSADEPYYCSQQISIPPALPDILKQFTKAAIRTQPKDVLAWSAAYFRAIAKGEAPPAKERLEMPTATQKTDTGLTTGLLKVLNKQLGFKKTVPLELIQEKWEDLALPKEQFDELVRIGSFGGEVEWLKFFTLAASALGENMSDTMKIVCELLTCDADGGPSRIPFAQFKELYTYLAQIDGDISEDHINEVFAHLQNDVDKQDGYVQPRNFLSSDCPKLS